From Cecembia calidifontis, one genomic window encodes:
- a CDS encoding IS256 family transposase, translated as MKKEDLLNDDFLKQFRTAGELNSFLQQLQKRAVEKMLEGELDAHLGYEKHQNSDNPNSRNGYSTKTIKNTFGEAEIRVPRDRDGSFEPALVPKRRSMAEGVENVIISMYAKGMSNQDIEEQIRELYDINVSSSTISRVTGAVAEDIVAWRNRPLDPVYLIVWMDGISFKVRENSKVVNKTVYIAVGLRTNGLKEILGLWLGKNESSAFWMGVLTDLKARGVEDILITATDNLNGFTDTIKASFPQSVTQICVVHQIRNACRYVAWKDRRAFTRDMKEIYTAPTKDAAWAALNDFAKKWESKYAYAIKSWRDNWDELTVFFDYPAEIRKIIYTTNLIENLNGKIRKYTKNKLSFPTDDAVMKSVFLAAREASKKWTMPIRDWGAILNSFLLIFGDRVRLLDT; from the coding sequence ATGAAAAAAGAAGATCTCCTAAATGATGACTTCCTCAAGCAGTTCAGGACTGCCGGGGAGCTTAATTCCTTCCTTCAACAGCTTCAGAAAAGAGCCGTTGAGAAAATGCTTGAAGGCGAGCTGGATGCCCATCTTGGCTATGAAAAGCATCAGAATTCCGATAATCCCAATTCAAGGAACGGCTATTCCACCAAAACAATAAAAAACACATTTGGGGAAGCTGAAATCAGAGTCCCAAGAGACAGGGACGGCAGCTTTGAGCCTGCCCTTGTGCCCAAACGCAGAAGCATGGCGGAGGGCGTTGAAAACGTGATCATTTCCATGTATGCCAAGGGAATGTCAAACCAGGACATCGAAGAACAGATCCGGGAGCTTTATGACATCAATGTTTCCTCCTCCACCATCTCAAGGGTTACCGGTGCCGTAGCGGAGGATATTGTTGCATGGAGAAACAGGCCGCTTGACCCTGTATACCTGATCGTTTGGATGGATGGTATATCCTTCAAAGTCAGGGAGAACTCCAAAGTGGTCAACAAGACCGTTTATATTGCCGTTGGCCTCAGAACTAACGGCCTTAAAGAGATCCTAGGCCTTTGGCTTGGCAAGAATGAATCTTCGGCTTTCTGGATGGGGGTACTCACCGACCTGAAAGCCAGAGGGGTTGAAGATATTCTCATAACGGCAACTGACAACCTGAACGGGTTTACTGATACGATAAAAGCTTCATTCCCCCAATCAGTCACTCAGATATGTGTCGTCCACCAGATCAGAAACGCATGTAGATATGTCGCATGGAAAGACCGCAGGGCGTTTACAAGGGATATGAAGGAAATTTATACCGCCCCTACAAAAGATGCTGCTTGGGCTGCCCTGAACGATTTTGCCAAAAAATGGGAATCCAAATACGCTTATGCCATCAAAAGCTGGAGGGACAACTGGGATGAACTCACCGTTTTCTTCGATTACCCGGCTGAAATCCGTAAAATCATCTATACCACCAACCTGATTGAAAATCTCAATGGAAAGATCAGAAAATACACCAAAAACAAGCTCTCTTTCCCGACAGATGATGCCGTAATGAAGTCTGTTTTCCTGGCTGCAAGAGAAGCATCGAAAAAATGGACTATGCCTATCAGAGACTGGGGAGCTATTCTTAACAGTTTCCTGCTTATATTTGGTGATAGGGTCAGGCTTCTTGATACCTGA
- a CDS encoding helix-turn-helix transcriptional regulator: MYFWEDLLEECNKALMDFDPNSEGIQRRQLFDDIRFMESDAGWSIPLGRIRHGRKVFYRYEDLSFSISNQPLNDSEAEQIKSALQIFSRFSGTPQFEWVNEMIPMLESKFGLIERKSEIISFESNIDLKGLHFLTPLFNAIVNERVLLVKYKDFKSSEPYEITFHPYYLKQYNNRWFVFGLNANNQVPNWNLALDRIESLSETAQKYKQSETDWQEYFFDLVGVTRPENGDLQEIILKFSPEVAPYVITKPIHPSQKHKNDPTGLEVKIKVIPNFELERLILSFGEQVKVISPQDFKERISQRLKLAGRLY; encoded by the coding sequence ATGTATTTTTGGGAAGACCTGCTCGAAGAGTGCAACAAAGCATTGATGGATTTTGACCCAAACAGCGAAGGAATACAAAGAAGGCAATTGTTTGATGACATTCGTTTCATGGAAAGTGATGCAGGCTGGTCTATCCCTCTTGGCAGAATCCGTCATGGTCGAAAAGTATTTTATCGATATGAAGATTTATCTTTTTCAATCAGTAACCAACCTTTAAATGATTCGGAAGCCGAACAAATAAAGTCAGCCCTTCAAATTTTTTCTCGTTTCTCCGGTACACCACAGTTTGAGTGGGTCAATGAAATGATTCCAATGCTTGAATCTAAGTTTGGCTTAATTGAGCGTAAAAGTGAAATCATCAGCTTTGAGAGCAATATTGACCTTAAAGGGCTTCATTTTTTAACTCCACTGTTCAATGCCATAGTTAATGAGCGGGTTTTACTTGTCAAATACAAGGACTTTAAAAGTTCTGAACCATACGAAATCACTTTTCATCCATACTATTTAAAGCAGTATAACAATAGGTGGTTTGTCTTTGGTCTCAATGCAAACAATCAGGTTCCGAATTGGAATCTTGCCTTAGACCGAATTGAGTCATTGTCTGAAACTGCCCAGAAATACAAACAGTCAGAAACCGATTGGCAAGAGTACTTTTTCGATTTGGTTGGAGTAACCCGCCCCGAAAATGGGGACTTACAGGAAATCATCTTGAAGTTTTCTCCTGAAGTTGCTCCTTATGTCATTACAAAGCCCATTCATCCAAGTCAAAAGCACAAAAACGATCCAACTGGACTTGAAGTCAAAATCAAAGTCATTCCAAATTTTGAGTTGGAACGATTGATTCTTTCTTTCGGAGAACAAGTCAAGGTAATTTCTCCACAGGATTTCAAAGAACGTATTTCTCAGCGTCTCAAGTTAGCCGGTCGTCTTTATTGA
- a CDS encoding reverse transcriptase family protein, whose amino-acid sequence MKIEQAHIDQIRKEFAELQSKEDLVKLLSDAKNMLYGEECKPVQLKSLTYYANPTLCKTRYQTFTIKKKSGADRTIHAPVKGLKSILRSLNFVLQCVYEPHEAATGFVLEKSIVDNAKKHVGHHYVLNMDLKDFFHSFDRNRVKMGFMYEPFNLNGDKEPLAFLLASLCTHPFEVDGEEKTVLPQGSPTSPTLTNILCKKLDRRLTGLANRFGATYTRYADDITFSSPHNIYTDEAFNNELKRIIEDDQKLVINPKKTRLQKAGYRQEATGLIVNDKVNVRRRYVKQIRMWLYYWEKYGYEKAEQIFKRDYIVDKGHVKNINAHLVNVLDGKLEFLKMVKGAEDTTYIGLKERFDKLTGLKETKDQSKIDLNSVLNTLVNKGLNKAMNLYSKFKNQ is encoded by the coding sequence ATGAAAATTGAACAGGCACATATCGACCAAATACGGAAGGAATTTGCAGAACTGCAAAGCAAGGAGGACTTAGTGAAACTATTAAGTGACGCTAAGAATATGCTTTATGGTGAGGAATGTAAGCCAGTTCAATTAAAATCATTGACCTATTACGCTAATCCTACCCTTTGCAAAACGCGTTATCAGACTTTTACCATCAAGAAAAAGTCGGGTGCAGACAGAACCATCCATGCACCCGTGAAAGGGTTAAAATCTATCCTTCGCTCTCTAAACTTTGTGCTTCAATGTGTATATGAACCACATGAAGCAGCAACAGGTTTTGTTTTGGAAAAGTCAATTGTAGACAATGCCAAAAAGCACGTGGGGCATCATTATGTCCTAAACATGGACTTGAAAGATTTTTTTCACTCTTTCGACCGAAACAGAGTGAAGATGGGCTTTATGTATGAGCCATTTAACCTGAATGGAGACAAAGAACCATTAGCATTTCTGTTGGCAAGTCTTTGCACTCATCCTTTTGAAGTTGATGGAGAAGAAAAAACGGTACTCCCACAAGGTAGCCCGACATCTCCAACTTTAACGAATATTCTTTGCAAAAAGCTTGACCGAAGACTTACCGGACTTGCCAACCGATTTGGAGCAACGTATACAAGGTACGCTGACGACATTACATTTTCGTCACCACACAACATCTATACTGATGAAGCTTTTAACAATGAGCTAAAGCGAATAATTGAAGATGACCAAAAACTGGTTATAAACCCGAAGAAAACACGTTTACAAAAAGCAGGGTATAGACAAGAAGCAACAGGCTTGATTGTAAACGACAAGGTAAATGTCCGTAGGAGATATGTGAAGCAAATCCGCATGTGGCTTTACTATTGGGAAAAGTACGGCTATGAAAAAGCGGAACAGATTTTTAAACGGGATTACATTGTCGACAAAGGCCATGTAAAAAACATCAATGCTCATTTGGTGAATGTGCTTGATGGGAAATTGGAGTTTTTGAAAATGGTGAAAGGTGCTGAGGATACTACTTATATAGGTTTGAAGGAAAGGTTTGATAAATTGACTGGATTGAAAGAAACAAAGGATCAATCCAAGATTGACCTTAATTCTGTTTTAAATACATTGGTAAACAAAGGACTCAATAAAGCCATGAACCTTTATAGTAAATTCAAAAATCAATAA